The following are encoded in a window of Phaseolus vulgaris cultivar G19833 chromosome 3, P. vulgaris v2.0, whole genome shotgun sequence genomic DNA:
- the LOC137808246 gene encoding probable esterase KAI2, with protein sequence MGIVEEAHNVRIVGKGNEIVILAHGFGTDQSVWKHLVPHLVDDYRVILYDNMGAGTTNPEYFDFNRYYTIDGFVYDLLAILEELQVKSCIFVGHSLSAMVGLLASISHPHLFTKLILVSASPRFLNDSEYFGGFQQEDLTQLYDGIRSNYKAWCSGFAPLVIGGDMDSVSVQEFSRTLFNMRPDIALSLAQTIFQFDMRPVLGLVSVPCHIIQSTKDLAAPVVVAEYLQLNLGGKTIVEVMPTEGHLPQLSAPDVVIPVLLNHIRHDLTEAK encoded by the exons ATGGGTATCGTGGAAGAGGCTCACAACGTGAGAATAGTTGGGAAGGGGAATGAAATCGTGATTTTGGCTCATGGCTTTGGAACAGACCAATCTGTGTGGAAGCACCTCGTACCGCATCTGGTTGATGATTACCGTGTGATTCTATACGACAACATGGGAGCTGGTACCACAAATCCAGAATACTTCGACTTTAACCGATATTACACAATTGATGGGTTTGTGTATGATTTACTGGCCATTTTGGAAGAGCTTCAGGTCAAATCTTGCATCTTCGTTGGTCACTCTCTTTCCGCTATGGTGGGCCTCCTCGCTTCCATCTCCCACCCTCATCTCTTCACTAAGCTCATCCTCGTCTCTGCCTCTCCAAG GTTTCTGAATGATTCGGAATACTTTGGAGGGTTTCAGCAAGAAGATCTGACGCAGCTCTACGATGGTATCCGATCGAATTACAAAGCGTGGTGTTCGGGGTTCGCTCCTCTGGTGATAGGCGGCGACATGGACTCGGTGTCGGTGCAAGAGTTCAGCCGAACGCTATTCAACATGCGACCTGACATAGCCCTGAGTTTGGCGCAGACCATATTCCAGTTTGACATGAGGCCAGTCCTGGGCCTCGTCTCGGTGCCCTGCCACATCATTCAGAGCACCAAGGACTTGGCGGCGCCCGTTGTGGTGGCCGAATATCTACAGCTGAATCTCGGCGGAAAGACCATCGTGGAGGTCATGCCAACGGAGGGTCACTTGCCGCAGCTGAGCGCCCCGGATGTGGTGATTCCGGTGCTTCTCAACCATATCCGCCACGATTTGACGGAGGCGAAATGA
- the LOC137808245 gene encoding uncharacterized protein — MATSNIVQAKWNPTQEEEVHEEEDQDQDQEEEEEALSLCDLPINLNDQPRNQEQHSAANEATQEEFNFRSWGAPFSKQPEMCVADEVFFKGQILPFRVSFSSEAGLLATLSQSKPHYGKQFINESLDFPSNSSSRSSSLRSQNSSTSTSSSTTITTTKTIATVPLRTKPRIRNQFHMHPSPKPQLRAPTPTQLSSLGNPVRKSTSAWGIFRLGVVPAPEIGLQDLKVRNRTNCVSRNSSSNSSSNNSAKSVKTSNRNKGNDGVLKQLIGKGGGLLSGCDCSFETVQSNNMIMIKGGNGGGKSSNKTESTRHAPKEKVVESKKQRQKQGKKVTSRRRTFEWLKELHASHPDDDDDDDDEEALLSKA; from the coding sequence ATGGCCACCTCAAACATCGTCCAAGCAAAATGGAACCCTACCCAAGAAGAGGAAGTTCACGAAGaggaagatcaagatcaagatcaagaagaagaagaagaagcattgtcACTTTGCGATCTTCCCATCAACCTCAACGACCAACCGAGAAACCAAGAACAACATTCTGCTGCCAACGAAGCAACGCAAGAGGAGTTCAATTTCCGCTCCTGGGGTGCTCCCTTTTCCAAACAACCCGAAATGTGTGTGGCGGATGAAGTTTTCTTCAAAGGCCAAATCCTCCCATTCCGTGTCTCGTTCAGCTCCGAGGCTGGCTTATTAGCCACACTCTCTCAATCTAAACCACATTATGGTAAGCAATTTATCAACGAATCCTTGGATTTTCCAAGTAACAGTAGCAGTAGAAGCAGTAGTCTTAGAAGCCAAAACTCATCAACTAGCACCTCTAGCTCCACTACCATCACCACCACAAAAACAATTGCTACAGTACCTCTGAGAACAAAGCCCAGAATTCGAAACCAGTTTCATATGCACCCAAGTCCAAAACCTCAGTTAAGAGCACCCACTCCAACACAATTATCAAGCTTGGGTAACCCAGTTAGAAAATCAACGTCAGCATGGGGAATTTTCCGTTTGGGTGTGGTCCCTGCTCCCGAGATAGGATTGCAAGACCTCAAGGTTCGGAACAGAACAAACTGTGTCAGTCGCAACAGTAGTAGCAACAGCAGCAGCAACAACAGTGCGAAAAGTGTGAAAACGAGTAACAGGAACAAGGGCAATGATGGTGTTTTGAAACAGTTAATTGGCAAAGGCGGTGGTCTATTGAGTGGTTGTGATTGTTCTTTCGAAACAGTGCAATCGAACAACATGATCATGATAAAAGGTGGTAACGGTGGTGGTAAAAGTAGCAACAAGACAGAAAGTACAAGGCACGCCCCGAAAGAAAAAGTGGTGGAGTCGAAGAAGCAGAGGCAAAAGCAGGGAAAGAAGGTTACGTCACGTCGTCGAACGTTTGAATGGCTAAAGGAACTTCATGCAAGTCACcctgatgatgatgatgacgaTGACGACGAAGAGGCTTTGCTATCAAAAGCATGA
- the LOC137808243 gene encoding uncharacterized protein At2g23090-like: MGGGNGQKSKMAREKNTEKQRAAAKGSQLDSNKKAMNIQCKVCMQTFMCTTSEVKCREHAEAKHPKSDLYACFPHLKK; the protein is encoded by the exons ATGGGAGGAGGCAATGGGCAAAAGTCTAAGATGGCTCGCGAGAAGAACACTGAGAAGCAGAGGGCTGCGGCTAAGG GAAGCCAGTTGGACTCAAACAAGAAAGCCATGAACATTCAG TGTAAGGTGTGCATGCAAACATTTATGTGCACCACATCAGAAGTGAAGTGCAGGGAGCATGCTGAAGCCAAACACCCCAAATCTGATCTCTATGCTTGTTTTCCTCATCTTAAAAAGTGA
- the LOC137808244 gene encoding subtilisin-like protease SBT1.7 gives MLNWDTPIKCALKTPLLKATTSIFISLYPAPSLSPMASIPCTLPLLLLLLFLGRYPAAQASEPERATYIVHVAKSEMPQSFDHHAMWYESSLKSVSNSAQMIYTYDNAIHGYATRLTPEEARLLESQTGILAVLPEMRYELHTTRTPQFLGLDKSADMFPESNSASDVVVGVLDTGVWPESKSFDDTGLGPVPSSWKGECETGTNFSTSNCNRKLIGARFFAKGCEAMLGPINETEESRSPRDDDGHGTHTASTAAGSVVSGASLFGYASGTARGMATRARIAAYKVCWKGGCFSSDILAAIESAIQDNVNVLSLSLGGGMADYYRDSVAIGAFSAMEKGILVSCSAGNAGPSPYSLSNVAPWITTVGAGTLDRDFPAYVSLGNGLNFSGVSLYRGNALPDSPLPFVYAGNASNATNGNLCVTGTLSPEKVAGKIVLCDRGLTARVQKGSVVKSAGALGMVLSNTAANGEELVADAHLLPASAVGEKAGDAIKKYLFTEAKPTVSILFEGTKVGIQPSPVVAAFSSRGPNSITPQILKPDLIAPGVNILAGWSKAVGPTGLPVDNRRVDFNIISGTSMSCPHVSGLAALIKSVHPEWSPAAVRSALMTTAYTVYKTGAKLQDSATGKPSTPFDHGAGHVDPVTALNPGLVYDLTVDDYLGFLCALNYSASEINTLAKRKFECNAGKQYSVNDLNYPSFAVLFESGSGSGVVKHSRTLTNVGPAGTYKASVTSDTASVKISVDPQVVTLKENEKKSFVVTFSSSASAQDKVNAFGRLEWSDGKHVVATPISINWA, from the coding sequence ATGCTAAACTGGGACACTCCCATAAAGTGTGCATTAAAAACACCACTCCTTAAAGCCACTACATCCATTTTCATTTCCCTCTACCCTGCTCCCTCACTCTCTCCAATGGCTTCAATTCCCTGTACTTTGCCTCTGCTTCTACTTCTTCTCTTTCTGGGTCGCTACCCTGCGGCTCAGGCTTCAGAACCGGAGAGGGCCACCTACATTGTACACGTTGCAAAATCGGAAATGCCCCAAAGCTTTGACCACCATGCCATGTGGTATGAATCGTCGCTCAAATCAGTGTCTAACTCAGCCCAAATGATTTACACCTACGATAACGCCATCCACGGATACGCTACTAGGTTAACCCCGGAGGAAGCGCGTTTGCTCGAAAGCCAGACTGGGATTCTGGCGGTGTTGCCGGAGATGAGGTATGAGCTTCACACAACGAGGACGCCGCAGTTCCTGGGTCTCGACAAGAGCGCGGACATGTTCCCCGAGTCGAACTCCGCGAGTGACGTCGTCGTCGGAGTCCTGGACACTGGCGTTTGGCCCGAGAGCAAGAGCTTCGATGACACCGGGCTTGGACCTGTTCCTAGTAGCTGGAAAGGCGAGTGCGAAACGGGAACAAACTTCAGCACTTCCAACTGCAACAGAAAGTTGATCGGAGCCAGGTTCTTTGCGAAGGGTTGCGAGGCCATGCTGGGTCCCATCAACGAGACGGAGGAGTCTAGATCCCCTCGCGACGACGACGGTCACGGCACCCACACAGCCAGCACAGCCGCGGGGTCGGTGGTTTCCGGTGCAAGTCTTTTCGGTTACGCCTCCGGGACGGCGCGTGGAATGGCGACGCGCGCGAGAATCGCTGCTTACAAGGTCTGTTGGAAGGGAGGGTGTTTCAGTTCCGATATTCTTGCGGCGATTGAGAGCGCGATACAAGACAACGTTAATGTGTTGTCATTGTCGCTCGGTGGGGGAATGGCTGATTATTACAGAGACAGTGTTGCTATTGGAGCTTTTTCCGCGATGGAGAAAGGGATTTTAGTTTCTTGCTCTGCTGGTAACGCGGGTCCTAGTCCTTACAGTCTCTCAAACGTGGCACCTTGGATTACTACCGTGGGTGCTGGCACTCTGGATCGTGACTTCCCGGCTTATGTTTCTCTAGGGAACGGGCTTAACTTCTCCGGCGTGTCGCTCTACCGAGGTAACGCTTTACCCGATTCCCCGCTACCGTTTGTTTACGCAGGGAATGCAAGCAACGCCACGAACGGGAACCTGTGCGTCACGGGAACCTTGTCTCCGGAGAAAGTAGCCGGAAAGATTGTGTTATGCGACCGTGGATTAACTGCTAGAGTACAAAAAGGTTCAGTGGTGAAATCCGCCGGAGCTTTGGGCATGGTGTTGAGCAACACCGCTGCCAACGGTGAGGAGCTGGTGGCCGATGCGCACCTCTTGCCAGCGTCGGCGGTGGGGGAGAAAGCCGGCGACGCCATCAAGAAGTATTTGTTTACCGAGGCGAAACCGACTGTGAGTATTTTGTTTGAGGGAACGAAGGTGGGGATTCAGCCATCACCGGTGGTTGCGGCGTTTAGCTCAAGAGGTCCTAACTCGATCACGCCTCAGATCCTGAAACCAGATCTGATCGCGCCAGGTGTCAACATCTTGGCGGGGTGGTCGAAGGCCGTGGGTCCCACGGGTTTGCCCGTTGATAACAGGCGCGTAGATTTCAACATAATCTCTGGCACCTCCATGTCTTGTCCTCACGTGAGCGGTTTAGCAGCTTTGATAAAGTCGGTTCACCCTGAGTGGAGCCCAGCAGCGGTTCGATCGGCTCTCATGACAACGGCTTACACCGTTTACAAAACCGGTGCGAAGTTGCAAGACAGTGCAACAGGAAAACCCTCGACGCCGTTCGATCACGGAGCGGGACACGTGGACCCGGTGACTGCCCTTAACCCAGGGCTGGTGTATGATCTAACGGTGGATGATTATCTTGGTTTTCTCTGCGCGTTAAACTACTCTGCCTCTGAAATCAACACCCTGGCTAAGAGAAAATTCGAGTGCAACGCGGGCAAGCAGTACAGTGTGAACGACCTGAACTACCCGTCGTTTGCGGTGTTGTTTGAATCAGGGAGTGGGTCTGGGGTGGTTAAGCACAGTCGGACCCTCACTAACGTGGGGCCCGCGGGAACATACAAGGCTTCAGTGACGTCAGACACAGCGTCGGTGAAAATCTCTGTTGATCCGCAAGTGGTGACTTTGAAGGAGAATGAGAAGAAATCTTTTGTGGTCACTTTTTCTTCCTCGGCTTCCGCACAAGACAAAGTTAATGCGTTTGGACGCTTAGAATGGTCTGATGGGAAGCACGTGGTTGCCACCCCAATTTCAATTAACTGGGCTTGA
- the LOC137808242 gene encoding uncharacterized protein: MEKEKKTESEQGKVNLEGLPTEDSPYVKYKDLEDYKQQGYGTQGHQEPKTGRGAGATEAPTLSGAAFSSKSQATGTGATNHK, encoded by the coding sequence atggagaaggagaaaaagacAGAGAGTGAACAAGGGAAAGTAAACCTTGAAGGGCTTCCAACAGAGGACAGTCCCTATGTGAAATACAAGGATTTGGAGGATTATAAGCAACAGGGTTATGGCACACAGGGCCATCAGGAACCAAAGACTGGTCGAGGTGCTGGAGCTACTGAAGCACCAACTCTCTCTGGGGCTGCATTTTCCTCTAAGTCCCAAGCCACTGGAACTGGTGCCACTAATCACAAGTGA